The following are from one region of the Mesorhizobium sp. B2-8-5 genome:
- the dnaA gene encoding chromosomal replication initiator protein DnaA, whose protein sequence is MAASSDAEQKFERVKTQLKARLGAEVYSSWFGRMKVAEASRGIIRISVPTAFLRSWINGHYLELIAELWRHEDPDILKIEIVVRTATRQGRNPVEPEIAPARKMTKQTHTALANGTASAGRVEQRAPAPRQGASAEPEFRHNVLGSPLDPRYTFASFIEGPSNRVAFAAARAVAESQSSAVRFNPLFLHATVGLGKTHLLQAIAAESLRHNPKSRVVYLTAEYFMWRFATAIRDNNALTLKEQLRDIDLLIIDDMQFLQGKSIQHEFCHLINMLLDSAKQVVVAADRPPSELESLEPRVRSRLNGGVALEMSAPDFAMRLGMLKLRRATTKTDDTSLDISDEILEHVARTVTGSGRELEGAFNQLLFRQSFEPQITIDRIDEILGHIYRSGEPKRVRIEDIQRIVARHYNVSKTELLSNRRTRTIVKPRQVAMYLSKVMTPRSLPEIGRRFGGRDHTTVLHAVRKIEDLSGGDNTLAQELELLRRLINDQA, encoded by the coding sequence GTGGCGGCATCCAGCGACGCGGAACAGAAGTTCGAACGGGTCAAGACCCAGCTGAAGGCGCGTCTTGGGGCCGAGGTCTATTCGAGCTGGTTCGGTCGCATGAAGGTCGCCGAGGCCTCCCGCGGCATTATCCGCATCTCGGTGCCTACGGCCTTCCTGAGGTCCTGGATCAACGGCCATTATCTCGAGCTTATCGCGGAGCTGTGGCGGCATGAGGATCCGGACATCCTCAAGATCGAGATCGTCGTGCGCACCGCGACGCGGCAGGGGCGCAACCCTGTCGAGCCGGAAATCGCGCCGGCGCGCAAGATGACCAAGCAAACGCATACCGCGCTCGCCAACGGCACAGCGAGCGCCGGGCGCGTGGAACAACGGGCGCCGGCGCCCCGCCAGGGCGCGTCCGCGGAACCGGAGTTCCGCCACAATGTGCTGGGATCGCCGCTTGACCCGCGTTACACATTCGCCTCCTTCATCGAAGGGCCGTCGAACAGGGTGGCCTTCGCCGCGGCCAGAGCGGTGGCGGAATCGCAGTCGAGCGCGGTGCGCTTCAACCCGCTTTTCCTGCATGCGACCGTCGGGCTCGGCAAGACGCACCTCCTGCAAGCGATCGCCGCTGAATCGCTACGGCACAACCCGAAGTCGCGCGTCGTCTATCTGACGGCGGAATATTTCATGTGGCGCTTCGCCACCGCGATCCGCGACAACAACGCGCTGACTCTGAAGGAGCAACTGCGCGACATCGATCTCTTGATTATCGACGACATGCAGTTCCTGCAGGGCAAGTCGATCCAGCACGAGTTCTGCCACCTCATCAACATGCTGCTCGACAGCGCCAAGCAGGTGGTGGTCGCGGCCGACCGGCCGCCCTCGGAACTGGAATCGCTGGAGCCGCGCGTGCGTTCGCGCCTCAATGGCGGCGTGGCGCTGGAAATGTCGGCGCCGGATTTCGCGATGCGGCTCGGCATGCTGAAACTGCGCCGCGCCACCACCAAGACCGACGACACCTCGCTCGACATCTCGGACGAGATCCTGGAGCATGTCGCGCGCACGGTGACCGGCAGCGGGCGCGAGCTCGAAGGCGCCTTCAACCAGCTTCTGTTCCGCCAGTCCTTCGAGCCGCAGATCACCATCGACCGCATCGACGAGATCCTCGGCCACATCTACCGCTCCGGCGAGCCGAAGCGGGTGCGCATCGAGGACATCCAGCGCATCGTGGCGCGCCACTACAACGTGTCGAAGACGGAGCTTCTGTCCAACCGGCGCACGCGCACCATCGTCAAGCCGAGGCAGGTGGCGATGTATCTGTCGAAAGTGATGACGCCGCGTTCATTGCCGGAGATCGGGCGCCGCTTCGGGGGCCGCGACCACACGACCGTGCTGCATGCCGTGCGCAAGATCGAGGACCTTTCGGGCGGGGACAACACGTTGGCGCAGGAACTCGAACTGCTCAGAAGGCTGATCAACGACCAGGCCTGA